The proteins below are encoded in one region of Streptomyces cyanogenus:
- a CDS encoding ABC transporter ATP-binding protein: MAAVISTAGLARTFQTKAGPVDAVRGIDLTVREGEILGFLGPNGAGKTTTLRMLTTLLKPTGGAATVAGHDLVTDPAGVRRASGYVAQSGGVDPQITVREELVTQARLYRLPKADAVVRAGELAAELDLTALLDRKTGALSGGQRRRLDIAMALTHRPKVLFLDEPTTGLDPGSRADLWDLVRRLRDAHGTTVFLTTHYLDEADALADRLVIVDRGAVAAEGTPSALRLRYGGSLDATLQDTFLAVTGRGPSPADTAPAAV, encoded by the coding sequence ATGGCAGCAGTCATCAGCACGGCGGGCCTGGCCCGCACCTTCCAGACGAAAGCCGGCCCCGTCGATGCCGTCCGCGGCATCGACCTCACCGTTCGCGAGGGCGAGATCCTCGGCTTCCTCGGCCCCAACGGCGCGGGCAAGACGACCACCCTGCGGATGCTCACCACCCTGCTGAAGCCGACCGGCGGTGCGGCCACCGTCGCCGGCCACGACCTCGTGACCGATCCGGCCGGGGTGCGCCGCGCCAGCGGCTACGTCGCCCAGTCCGGCGGGGTCGATCCGCAGATCACCGTGCGGGAGGAACTGGTCACCCAGGCCCGGCTGTACCGCCTGCCGAAGGCGGACGCGGTCGTCCGCGCCGGTGAACTGGCCGCGGAACTCGACCTCACCGCTCTCCTCGACAGGAAGACCGGCGCGCTCTCCGGCGGCCAGCGGCGCCGCCTGGACATCGCGATGGCGCTCACGCACCGCCCGAAGGTGCTGTTCCTGGACGAACCGACGACCGGCCTGGACCCCGGCAGCCGCGCCGACCTGTGGGATCTGGTCCGCCGGCTGCGCGACGCGCACGGTACGACCGTCTTCCTGACCACCCACTACCTGGACGAGGCCGACGCCCTCGCCGACCGTCTGGTGATCGTCGACCGGGGCGCGGTCGCCGCCGAGGGCACCCCGAGCGCGCTCAGACTCCGCTACGGCGGCTCCCTCGACGCCACCCTCCAGGACACCTTCCTCGCCGTCACCGGCCGCGGTCCCTCCCCGGCCGACACCGCCCCCGCAGCCGTTTAG
- a CDS encoding ABC transporter permease, translating into MLLHDTALVYGRYLRQSLRSRFALLFGVLTPLLYLLFFGPLLTGLPLGGPGSSWQVLVPGLLLQLGLFGALFAGFTVIVEKGQGVVERMRVTPVSRLALLLGRVLRDATVFVLQAVLLVLAALALGLRAPLAGILIGFAFVALLTVSLASVSYALGMKVRTPQEFGPLINMVSMPSMLLSGLMLPMTLAPAWLDVLSHFVPFRYLVDAVRDAYVGRYTSAHMLYGVLVAVGFAALSVTVGTRVFRTAGA; encoded by the coding sequence ATGCTTCTCCACGACACGGCGCTCGTCTACGGCCGCTACCTCCGCCAGTCCCTGCGCTCCCGCTTCGCCCTGCTCTTCGGGGTGCTCACGCCCCTGCTCTATCTGCTCTTCTTCGGCCCGCTGCTCACGGGTCTGCCGCTGGGCGGACCGGGCAGCTCCTGGCAGGTGCTGGTCCCCGGCCTGCTGCTCCAGCTCGGCCTGTTCGGCGCCCTGTTCGCGGGGTTCACGGTCATCGTGGAGAAGGGGCAGGGGGTGGTGGAGCGGATGCGGGTGACCCCGGTCAGCCGGCTCGCCCTGCTGCTCGGCCGGGTGCTGCGGGACGCCACGGTGTTCGTCCTCCAGGCGGTGCTGCTGGTGCTGGCCGCGCTGGCCCTGGGCCTGCGCGCGCCGCTGGCCGGCATCCTGATCGGCTTCGCCTTCGTCGCCCTGCTCACGGTCTCGCTGGCCTCGGTGTCGTACGCGCTCGGCATGAAGGTGCGCACCCCGCAGGAGTTCGGCCCGCTGATCAACATGGTGTCGATGCCGTCGATGCTGCTGTCCGGCCTGATGCTGCCGATGACCCTGGCACCCGCCTGGCTGGACGTGCTGTCGCACTTCGTCCCGTTCCGCTACCTGGTGGACGCCGTCCGGGACGCGTACGTCGGCCGTTACACGAGCGCGCACATGCTCTACGGCGTCCTGGTCGCCGTCGGCTTCGCCGCGCTGTCCGTGACGGTGGGCACACGGGTGTTCCGGACGGCCGGCGCGTAA
- a CDS encoding cob(I)yrinic acid a,c-diamide adenosyltransferase, whose amino-acid sequence MVNLTRIYTRTGDQGTTSLGDMSRVPKTDLRISAYADANEANAVIGTAIALGGLDEEIVTVLTRVQNDLFDVGADLSTPVVENPEFPPLRVEQFYIDRLEADCDRFNERLEKLRSFILPGGTPGAALLHQACTVVRRAERSTWAALEVHGETMNPLTATYLNRLSDLLFILARSANREAGDVLWVPGGER is encoded by the coding sequence ATGGTCAATCTGACGCGCATCTACACCAGGACCGGCGACCAGGGCACCACCAGTCTCGGCGACATGAGCCGGGTGCCCAAGACGGACCTCAGGATCTCCGCCTACGCGGACGCCAACGAGGCCAACGCGGTCATCGGCACCGCCATCGCGCTGGGCGGCCTGGACGAGGAGATCGTCACGGTCCTCACCCGCGTCCAGAACGACCTGTTCGACGTGGGTGCGGACCTGTCGACGCCGGTGGTGGAGAACCCGGAGTTCCCGCCGCTGAGGGTGGAGCAGTTCTACATCGACCGGCTGGAGGCGGACTGCGACCGCTTCAACGAGCGGCTGGAGAAGCTGCGCTCGTTCATCCTGCCGGGCGGCACCCCCGGCGCCGCCCTCCTGCACCAGGCGTGCACGGTCGTACGCCGGGCCGAGCGGTCCACCTGGGCGGCCCTGGAGGTGCACGGCGAGACGATGAACCCGCTCACCGCCACCTACCTCAACCGCCTGTCCGACCTGCTGTTCATCCTGGCCCGCAGCGCCAACCGGGAGGCCGGCGACGTGCTGTGGGTGCCGGGCGGGGAGCGCTAG
- a CDS encoding DinB family protein yields MTRTDTPPAWDERTQLTTFLTYVRDTARAKCEGLSDEDARKAHLPGSPLMTLGGLINHLRWVEYFWFRVVFLGEEDQGPWTDEDPDREMRIAVDIPLSRLLAEYAEEAARHDELVAAHDLDTKARQQRQDGSAVDLRWILLHLIEETARHNGHLDILRELTDGRTGD; encoded by the coding sequence ATGACACGTACGGACACGCCTCCCGCTTGGGACGAGCGCACCCAGCTGACCACCTTCCTCACCTACGTCCGCGACACCGCGCGCGCCAAGTGCGAGGGACTCTCCGACGAGGACGCCCGCAAGGCGCACCTGCCCGGCTCGCCGCTGATGACCCTGGGCGGGCTGATCAACCATCTGCGCTGGGTCGAGTACTTCTGGTTCCGGGTGGTCTTCCTGGGGGAGGAGGACCAGGGCCCCTGGACCGACGAGGACCCCGACCGCGAGATGCGCATCGCCGTGGACATCCCGCTGTCCCGGCTGCTCGCGGAGTACGCCGAGGAGGCCGCGCGCCACGACGAACTGGTCGCCGCGCACGACCTGGACACCAAGGCGCGGCAGCAGCGGCAGGACGGCAGCGCGGTCGACCTGCGCTGGATCCTGCTCCACCTCATCGAGGAGACGGCCCGGCACAACGGCCACCTCGACATCCTGCGCGAGCTGACCGACGGCCGCACCGGCGACTGA